Below is a genomic region from Leptolyngbya iicbica LK.
AAACCCAACTGCAGCAGCTCATTGACGCTGTGAGTCAGTCACATCAACCAGTGGTCATTACAGGCGCGAGTGGCAACGCAGTACTCTTGTCCGAAGAAGATTGGGCCAGCATTCAAGAGACGCTATACCTGCTATCAGTACCCGGTATGCGCGAGTCGATTAAAGCGGGGATGGCGACCCCCCTCGAAGACTGTGACGGAGCGTTGGACTGGTGAACTGGCAACTGGTCTACACCAAACAAGCGCAAAAAGATGCGAAGAAACTTGCTGCCAGCAATTTGAAGAAAAAGGCCCAGGGATTACTCGATATCTTGGCCGAGAATCCTTTTCAAACTCCGCCCCCCTACGAAAAACTGGTGGGTGATTTGGCTGGAGCCTATTCGCGACGCATCAACATCCAGCATCGACTGGTTTATCAAGTGCTGGAATCCGAGCGAACGATCAAAATTATTCGCATGTGGACTCATTACGATATTTAGTCCACCACTGCCGCTGGGGAGTACAGCCCCGATTTACTGGGCGCTTCTGGAATGGAGAGTGGAGCCCACGCTGGCTAAGCTCACCAGGGCGATCGCGACCACCATTCGGAAGCTCAACTGCTCGCCCAAAATGATCAAGCCAATACAGGAGGCGACAGCTGGTTCCACACTCATCAAGACCCCAAAGACCTTGACGGGCAACTGGCGCAACGCGGCCATTTCGAGGGAGTAGGGGAGCGCTGAGGACAAAATCGCCACCAGCAAGCCCATCATCAACACGTAGGGATTCAGCAGATTCGTCCCTTCTGCCACGATGCCAAAGGGCACGATCGCGATCGCCCCCGCCGTCATCGCCATGGCTACCCCTTCCGTTCCCGGAAACACCTTGCCCACTCTGGCGGATAGCAGAATGTAAGCCGCCCAGCAACCGCCTGCCATTAATGCCAGGCAGACGCCAAGGGGATGCAAGGTGCCGCCGAATGGAGCTAGCAGCATCACTCCCGCTGCCGCCATGGCCACCCACATCCAGTCAGCCCCGCGCCGCGAATGGGCTAACGCGACCCCCAGCGGCCCCACAAACTCTAGGGTGACAGCCACGCCAATGGGAATGTAGGAAATCGCGTGATACAAAGCGGCATTCATGACCCCCATGGAAAGGCCGAGTAAGCCCAGCAGTCGATAATCTTGCCAGGAATGGTGTCGCCACCGGGGCCGAAAGAGCACCACTAGCACTAACGCCCCCAGTCCCAAGCGCAAGCTCACCATGCCAAAGGGACTGACCTGATCAAAGAGTCCTTTGGCGATCGCGGCCCCAGAGTGAATCGACGCCATCGCCAGAAACAGCATCAAAATGGGCGATCGCCAGTTTTGTTGAGTCGTCAGTTGAGCCACACAGTCCTCCGCAAATCAGGTTGAGGCGTCTCTGCACAGTACCGCACCCCTTCCGGCACATCTAGCAATGGCCCCTATAGCGCCCATGAGCAGCTTTCATAATGCGCGATCGCGGTGGCGATTTCGCCTGCAGCAACCCGCATAGCCACACTGTAAACTTATCTAAAGGCGCAGCTGGCGCTCATGATTCCTCAGAGGTTGCTGTTCATGTCTGTTGCGACTGCTGTCACCATCACCGATTGCACCTGGCCCTGGCAGGGGTTTCCCATCCGCTATCAAAAAGCGGGGACAACGGGTGCGCCGATGGTGCTGATCCACGGGTTTGGGGCCTCTAGTGACCACTGGCGCAAAAATATTCCTGAGTTGGCAGCGACGAACCGGGTGTACGCGATCGACCTCATCGGCTTTGGCAAATCGGTGAAGCCCTATCCCGGCGATCCCGTCCCCTATACCTTCGAAACCTGGGGCCAATTGGTGGTGGATTTTTGTCGCGAGGTCATTGGTGAACCCGCCTTTTTGGTTGGCAACTCCATTGGCTGTGTGGTGGCGCTGCAAGCGGCAACCATGGCTCCCGACCAAGCGCGGGGCGTGGCAATGCTCGACTGCTCTCTACGGCTGCTGCACGATCGCAAACGCGCCACCCTGCCCTGGTATCGCAGCGCCCCCACGCCTCTGTTTCAAGGCCTGCTGGGATTTCGCCCCTTTGGCCACTTTTTCTTTTCCCGACTGGCGCGCCCCAAGTTTGTGCGCAATGTGTTGAAACAGGCCTACGGTCGCGAAGAGGCTGTCACCGACGAACTGATCAACTTCTTGATTGGAC
It encodes:
- a CDS encoding alpha/beta fold hydrolase yields the protein MSVATAVTITDCTWPWQGFPIRYQKAGTTGAPMVLIHGFGASSDHWRKNIPELAATNRVYAIDLIGFGKSVKPYPGDPVPYTFETWGQLVVDFCREVIGEPAFLVGNSIGCVVALQAATMAPDQARGVAMLDCSLRLLHDRKRATLPWYRSAPTPLFQGLLGFRPFGHFFFSRLARPKFVRNVLKQAYGREEAVTDELINFLIGPSKDEGAADVFLSFVRYSQGPLAEDLLPQMQCPVLVIWGNADPWEPIELGRAYADYPAVEDFIELDGVGHCPQDEAPELVNPLLRDWVAKHTASEAAIAESH
- a CDS encoding Txe/YoeB family addiction module toxin, yielding MNWQLVYTKQAQKDAKKLAASNLKKKAQGLLDILAENPFQTPPPYEKLVGDLAGAYSRRINIQHRLVYQVLESERTIKIIRMWTHYDI
- a CDS encoding type II toxin-antitoxin system Phd/YefM family antitoxin; its protein translation is MSPLPIDEAQTQLQQLIDAVSQSHQPVVITGASGNAVLLSEEDWASIQETLYLLSVPGMRESIKAGMATPLEDCDGALDW
- a CDS encoding EamA family transporter, which translates into the protein MAQLTTQQNWRSPILMLFLAMASIHSGAAIAKGLFDQVSPFGMVSLRLGLGALVLVVLFRPRWRHHSWQDYRLLGLLGLSMGVMNAALYHAISYIPIGVAVTLEFVGPLGVALAHSRRGADWMWVAMAAAGVMLLAPFGGTLHPLGVCLALMAGGCWAAYILLSARVGKVFPGTEGVAMAMTAGAIAIVPFGIVAEGTNLLNPYVLMMGLLVAILSSALPYSLEMAALRQLPVKVFGVLMSVEPAVASCIGLIILGEQLSFRMVVAIALVSLASVGSTLHSRSAQ